One genomic region from Terriglobus aquaticus encodes:
- a CDS encoding MBOAT family O-acyltransferase produces MLFNSYAFLFVFLPVVLLGYQVAAHWHRRAVIIWLALSSLAFYAYWSPRFLLLLVGSILFNYAAGSLIASRLEDRLPTKTVLWAAIIANLAVLCAFKYFVPWINGVTAVFHHPLNWSDLILPLGISFFTFTQIAYLVDLEQGAAHRQDLDSYVLFVTFFPHLIAGPILHHAEIMPQLHARRDFRLRSDDMAVGFAWFVMGLFKKVVLADRFSTEADRAFLVTGVLHTGGSWVGVLSYSLQLYFDFSGYSDMALGLARMFSINFPLNFSSPYKSRSIIDFWQRWHMTLTRYIMSYLYNPIAMWINRRRVRQGKKISRKATATVEGFVQLVAFPTTVTLFLAGVWHGAGLQFVIFGLLHALYLCINHGWRVWRTTRPATAAPSALVRRLRGIGSLLLTYVAVLIAQVFFRAAGVGAAMDMLAGMIGRHHGPVPLRSASLLGVNTLVGLVVGYLIVWCLPNTQQMLARFKPSLQLAPSDLQPSLVRIAWRPTPAWGFVLGAVLLLVLVRMQVPSTFLYFQF; encoded by the coding sequence GTGCTGTTCAACTCGTATGCATTTCTGTTTGTTTTTCTTCCCGTCGTGCTTCTCGGCTACCAAGTGGCGGCGCACTGGCATCGGCGCGCGGTAATCATTTGGCTGGCACTTAGTTCGCTGGCGTTCTACGCATATTGGAGTCCGCGATTCCTACTGCTGCTGGTCGGGTCGATCCTGTTCAACTACGCCGCCGGATCACTGATTGCGAGCCGGCTTGAAGACCGGCTGCCGACCAAGACCGTTCTTTGGGCCGCAATCATCGCCAACTTGGCTGTGTTGTGCGCTTTCAAGTATTTCGTTCCATGGATCAACGGTGTGACGGCGGTGTTTCACCATCCGCTCAACTGGTCAGACCTGATTCTGCCACTCGGCATTTCGTTCTTTACCTTTACGCAGATCGCATACCTTGTGGACCTGGAGCAGGGTGCGGCGCATCGGCAGGACCTGGACAGCTACGTTCTGTTCGTAACGTTCTTTCCGCACCTGATTGCGGGTCCCATTCTGCACCACGCTGAAATCATGCCCCAGTTGCATGCCCGGCGCGATTTCCGGTTGCGCTCCGATGACATGGCGGTGGGCTTCGCCTGGTTTGTCATGGGGCTCTTCAAAAAGGTGGTGCTCGCGGATCGGTTTAGTACTGAGGCTGACCGCGCGTTTCTGGTCACGGGAGTTCTGCATACCGGCGGCTCTTGGGTCGGTGTGCTGTCTTATTCATTGCAGTTGTACTTCGACTTTTCCGGCTACTCGGACATGGCGCTGGGGCTGGCGCGCATGTTCTCAATTAACTTCCCCCTCAATTTCAGCTCGCCGTACAAGTCGCGGAGCATCATCGATTTTTGGCAGCGCTGGCACATGACGCTCACCCGCTACATCATGAGCTATCTCTATAACCCGATCGCCATGTGGATCAATCGCAGGCGGGTGCGGCAAGGCAAGAAGATCTCGCGGAAGGCGACCGCGACGGTGGAGGGGTTCGTCCAGCTGGTGGCGTTCCCGACGACGGTGACCCTGTTTCTGGCAGGCGTGTGGCACGGTGCTGGTCTGCAGTTTGTAATCTTCGGCCTGCTGCATGCGCTATACCTGTGCATCAATCATGGCTGGCGGGTGTGGCGAACGACGCGTCCGGCCACGGCCGCTCCTTCGGCTCTGGTCCGCCGGTTGCGCGGCATCGGTAGCCTGTTATTGACCTATGTTGCGGTGCTGATCGCGCAGGTCTTCTTCCGCGCCGCTGGTGTAGGCGCGGCGATGGACATGTTGGCAGGCATGATAGGCCGGCACCATGGTCCTGTGCCGCTACGCTCCGCTTCGCTATTGGGCGTAAACACGCTGGTGGGCCTGGTGGTGGGTTACCTGATCGTCTGGTGCCTGCCAAACACGCAGCAGATGCTGGCGCGGTTCAAGCCGTCTCTGCAACTTGCACCGTCCGATCTGCAGCCGAGCCTGGTGCGCATCGCATGGCGACCGACGCCGGCATGGGGCTTTGTGCTCGGGGCCGTTCTGCTGCTGGTACTGGTGCGCATGCAGGTTCCGTCCACGTTCCTTTATTTCCAGTTCTAG
- a CDS encoding GH39 family glycosyl hydrolase, translated as MKMKTRYTGTTLFAAAALLCSGTFLPAQQSPAEERITVDASAKTTPFPHFWEQTFGSGRAILSLRESYRRDLKQVKDATNFDSIRFHGILMDEVGLYDPDRMTKNPGLEAQKANDASIYNFSYIDQIYDGLLDRGVRPYVELSFMPRKLAADPSITQPFFYRPFVSPPSDYAKWDAMITALGQHLIERYGLDEVSHWNFEVWNEPNLDFWGGDPKQATYWTLYDHTARALKAASPRLRVGGPATAQAAWVPDFIKHVHDSHVPVDFVSTHVYANDLAKDVFGTNEDIPRSTMVYRAVKKVHDQIAASSMPTLPLYFSEYGASYANESNVSDSPYMGPWLANTIRQCDGLIQNMAYWSFSDVFEEQGVVRTPFYGGFGIIAADNIPKPSFNAFTLLHKLGTQRIALKSESALASTDGNGAVTIALWNYAVPGGEGTTYTKPQGPAGPDRSFDFQLEHVAKDATVQVWRVDPTHGNSLAAFDTMGRPSGSLTREQIRTLQQAAALPAPESMTLQNGHLKLTVPAYGLAVITLQKQ; from the coding sequence ATGAAGATGAAAACGCGGTACACCGGAACCACTTTGTTCGCCGCCGCTGCACTGCTCTGCAGTGGCACGTTCCTGCCTGCACAGCAATCACCTGCGGAAGAGCGCATTACGGTGGATGCGTCTGCGAAGACCACACCCTTTCCCCATTTTTGGGAACAGACCTTCGGTTCTGGCCGCGCGATCCTCTCGCTGCGCGAGAGTTACCGCCGCGATCTGAAGCAAGTGAAAGACGCCACCAACTTCGATTCCATTCGCTTCCACGGCATCTTGATGGATGAGGTCGGGCTGTATGATCCCGATCGCATGACGAAGAACCCGGGCCTGGAAGCGCAAAAGGCGAATGACGCTTCCATCTACAATTTCAGCTACATCGACCAGATCTACGATGGCCTGCTGGACCGCGGCGTGCGCCCTTACGTGGAGCTGAGCTTCATGCCGCGCAAGCTGGCGGCCGATCCCAGCATCACTCAGCCGTTCTTCTATCGCCCCTTCGTCTCTCCGCCCAGTGACTACGCGAAGTGGGACGCGATGATCACCGCATTGGGTCAGCACCTGATCGAGCGGTACGGCCTGGACGAGGTCAGCCACTGGAATTTTGAAGTGTGGAACGAACCTAACCTGGACTTCTGGGGTGGCGATCCAAAGCAGGCGACGTACTGGACGTTATATGACCATACCGCCCGCGCTCTGAAAGCGGCCTCTCCGCGGCTTCGTGTGGGTGGTCCGGCCACGGCGCAAGCGGCATGGGTGCCTGACTTTATCAAGCATGTGCACGACAGTCATGTGCCGGTCGACTTCGTCTCCACACACGTGTATGCGAACGACCTGGCCAAGGACGTCTTCGGAACCAATGAAGACATCCCGCGCAGCACGATGGTGTATCGTGCCGTGAAGAAAGTGCACGATCAGATCGCAGCGTCATCCATGCCGACCCTGCCGCTCTACTTCAGTGAATATGGCGCCAGCTACGCGAACGAATCGAACGTGAGCGACTCGCCCTACATGGGACCGTGGCTGGCGAACACGATCCGTCAATGCGACGGCCTGATCCAGAACATGGCCTACTGGTCCTTCAGCGACGTCTTCGAAGAACAGGGCGTAGTGCGTACACCCTTCTATGGCGGGTTCGGCATCATCGCCGCGGACAACATCCCCAAGCCCTCGTTCAACGCGTTCACGCTGCTGCACAAGCTAGGTACGCAGCGGATCGCCCTCAAGTCGGAAAGCGCACTGGCGAGCACAGACGGGAACGGTGCCGTAACGATTGCGCTCTGGAACTATGCCGTGCCGGGCGGGGAAGGTACCACCTACACGAAGCCGCAAGGGCCCGCGGGGCCGGATCGGAGCTTCGACTTTCAGCTAGAACACGTCGCGAAGGATGCGACAGTGCAGGTATGGCGTGTGGACCCGACACACGGCAACTCGCTTGCGGCTTTCGACACGATGGGTCGTCCTTCGGGTTCACTGACGCGCGAGCAGATTCGCACGCTGCAGCAAGCCGCTGCCCTGCCCGCGCCTGAGTCGATGACGCTGCAGAATGGGCATCTGAAGTTGACGGTACCGGCGTATGGGCTCGCAGTGATCACGCTGCAGAAGCAGTAG
- a CDS encoding TonB-dependent receptor domain-containing protein: MFVPNSSSSKKGFLSSGRAMLLASAAVVAFAPAAHAQFRASITGTITDPSGAVVPGAQVTLHDNQTGKTLTSTSNEAGVYNFNALPPNTFTLTATMAGFTTKTINNLTITPEQANNINVQLLISSSNTTVDVSADAVSPLETATASISGTISANEIQHLPTAGHDIYQLAQLAPGAFGDGQRSGSGGTNTLPGQQGPGGSSSTQGIFATENGAQVLGNGGQYETNGFSIDGISTTSAVWGGTAIITPNADSVDNLKITTNGYDAEFGRFSGTNLQVTTKSGTNQFHGSAFFRAVRPGLNAFNRYNGPGSLAPFALGPGVANNNVNRAAAHGLVRDTARYNDIGGSIGGPILKDKIFAFFAYETIRNNSTSVQNFWYQTPQFLALAPSGSIANRYTTTTGTNLVGTNTQITSTCAAAGLTEGQGCQTVNGGIDIGSPLRTARGTQDPTYVSTSQPGIGGGLDGVPDLVHIQSSTPQSITQVQYNGRMDADVTQKDHLAFTIYWQPASTDNINGPAYAYNTYHHTQINEALALIYNHTFSSTLLNEARVNAAGWRWNELADNPGVQFGLTRTSINTPGITNSGSDQFVQQGTAGPSHLNQWTFGYKDVATKIIRTHSIKFGGDATQLHYLQDALGAARPNFQFSNIWTFLNDAPFGESGQFNRFTGVPFDNRFDMRQWITGAFVQDDWKATPNLTLNMGVRYNYFDSLYSKQNNLPHVVFGSGASTFTGLSLVRGGNAWVPQKYNFGPQFGFAYNPEMFNHKVVVRGGYGLNYNQLEIALSANLSNNAGDSVTPNFVGTPQAADARIIYSLPQDLTQIFGFAPNPNTVTNYGANGLPTSTGLRLTTIPYHNKTQQVHHYSLEVQGDLGHQMVASVTYQGSAARHLVYHEDLYTRGAFLGQAFNPQINYVESFSDNGQSNYNALILDLKHNMAHNFSVDASYTWAKSMDDNSGPYTMDPYSYNPVYLRARSDFNVNNALKIFGVYSPKLYYGDNRIMKVLANGFNISGIYNLHSGFPWTPTVNYGTQAYYVGSGYSTLRPTRYLGGAGHSTSNRAFMSTGLSPNFPNGGAAYYASYSASQLQPSAFPNLPTFFPVPGVSRNALNGPHYQDLDATLTKSFGLPNKYLGERTGLEFRVDAFNVLNITNLSPNIDSVITDSGFGVSTGGLAGRQVQLQARISF, encoded by the coding sequence ATGTTCGTCCCCAACAGCTCTTCCAGCAAGAAGGGTTTCCTTTCTTCCGGCCGGGCCATGCTCCTGGCCTCAGCCGCCGTCGTGGCTTTCGCCCCGGCAGCTCACGCCCAGTTCCGGGCTTCCATCACCGGCACCATCACCGACCCCAGCGGAGCCGTTGTGCCCGGCGCCCAAGTCACGCTGCACGACAACCAGACCGGAAAAACCCTCACTTCCACCTCGAACGAAGCCGGCGTTTACAACTTCAACGCCCTGCCGCCGAACACCTTCACGCTCACGGCCACCATGGCTGGGTTCACGACCAAGACGATCAACAACCTGACCATCACGCCCGAGCAGGCCAACAACATCAACGTGCAGCTGCTGATCAGTTCCAGCAACACCACCGTTGACGTGAGCGCCGACGCCGTGTCGCCGCTGGAAACTGCAACGGCGTCCATCTCCGGCACCATCTCGGCGAATGAGATTCAGCATCTGCCGACCGCCGGGCACGACATCTATCAGTTGGCGCAACTGGCGCCAGGCGCATTCGGAGACGGCCAGCGCAGCGGCAGTGGAGGTACGAACACCCTTCCCGGCCAGCAGGGTCCCGGTGGATCCAGCAGCACCCAAGGCATCTTCGCTACAGAGAACGGCGCACAGGTGCTGGGCAATGGTGGCCAGTACGAGACGAACGGCTTTAGCATCGATGGCATCAGCACCACGTCCGCGGTATGGGGCGGAACGGCGATCATCACGCCCAACGCCGATTCCGTGGACAACCTGAAGATCACGACCAACGGTTACGACGCTGAGTTCGGTCGCTTCAGCGGAACCAACCTACAGGTAACCACAAAGAGTGGAACGAACCAGTTCCACGGCAGCGCCTTCTTTCGCGCCGTGCGTCCGGGTCTGAACGCCTTCAACCGCTACAACGGGCCGGGCTCGCTAGCGCCTTTCGCGCTTGGACCAGGAGTCGCAAACAACAACGTGAACCGCGCGGCCGCACACGGTCTGGTGCGCGACACGGCTCGATACAACGACATCGGCGGCAGCATCGGCGGTCCGATTCTGAAGGACAAGATCTTCGCGTTCTTCGCGTACGAGACCATCCGAAACAACTCCACCTCTGTTCAGAACTTCTGGTACCAGACGCCGCAATTCCTGGCTCTGGCGCCGAGCGGTTCCATCGCCAATCGCTACACCACGACCACCGGCACCAACCTGGTCGGCACGAATACGCAGATCACCTCGACGTGCGCTGCTGCAGGTTTGACCGAAGGCCAAGGCTGCCAGACGGTGAACGGCGGCATCGACATCGGCTCACCCCTGCGCACCGCTCGCGGCACGCAGGATCCCACCTACGTGAGCACCTCGCAGCCGGGAATCGGCGGTGGCCTGGACGGTGTTCCCGACCTGGTTCACATCCAGAGCTCGACACCGCAGAGCATCACGCAGGTGCAGTACAACGGTCGCATGGACGCGGACGTTACGCAGAAGGACCACCTCGCGTTCACCATCTACTGGCAGCCGGCGAGCACGGACAACATCAACGGTCCGGCATATGCGTACAACACATATCACCACACCCAAATCAACGAAGCACTGGCACTCATTTACAACCACACCTTCTCGTCGACCCTCTTGAACGAGGCGCGCGTGAATGCCGCCGGCTGGCGCTGGAACGAGCTTGCTGACAACCCGGGTGTGCAGTTCGGACTGACTCGCACGTCCATCAACACTCCGGGAATCACGAACAGCGGGAGCGATCAGTTTGTGCAGCAGGGTACGGCAGGGCCGAGCCACCTGAACCAGTGGACGTTCGGGTACAAGGATGTTGCGACGAAGATCATCCGGACGCATTCCATCAAGTTCGGCGGTGACGCAACCCAGTTGCACTACCTGCAGGATGCCCTCGGTGCCGCGAGGCCCAATTTCCAGTTCTCGAACATCTGGACGTTCCTGAACGATGCTCCGTTCGGCGAGTCCGGGCAGTTCAATCGCTTCACGGGTGTGCCGTTCGACAACCGCTTCGACATGCGCCAGTGGATCACCGGCGCGTTCGTGCAGGATGATTGGAAGGCGACGCCAAACCTTACGCTGAACATGGGCGTTCGGTACAACTACTTCGACTCGCTGTACTCGAAGCAGAACAACCTGCCGCACGTGGTCTTCGGCTCCGGCGCTTCTACCTTCACCGGCCTGAGCCTGGTACGAGGTGGCAACGCATGGGTGCCGCAGAAGTACAACTTCGGTCCACAGTTCGGCTTTGCCTACAACCCGGAAATGTTCAACCACAAGGTTGTCGTACGCGGCGGCTATGGCCTGAACTACAACCAGCTTGAGATCGCCCTATCGGCCAATCTCTCGAACAATGCCGGCGACTCTGTGACGCCGAACTTCGTCGGAACACCGCAGGCGGCGGACGCGCGGATCATCTATTCGCTGCCGCAGGACCTGACACAGATCTTCGGATTCGCACCGAACCCGAATACGGTGACAAACTATGGAGCGAACGGGCTGCCCACCAGCACCGGTCTGCGGCTGACCACGATTCCGTATCACAACAAAACGCAGCAGGTGCACCACTACTCGCTTGAAGTGCAGGGCGACCTGGGCCACCAGATGGTCGCCAGCGTGACCTACCAGGGCAGCGCGGCACGGCACCTGGTGTATCACGAAGACCTGTATACCCGCGGCGCTTTCCTGGGTCAGGCTTTCAATCCTCAGATCAACTACGTCGAGTCGTTCAGCGACAACGGCCAGTCGAACTACAACGCTCTCATCCTTGACCTGAAGCACAACATGGCGCACAACTTCAGCGTGGATGCGAGCTACACCTGGGCCAAGAGCATGGACGATAACTCCGGCCCGTACACGATGGACCCGTACAGCTACAACCCCGTGTACCTGCGCGCCCGATCAGATTTCAACGTGAACAACGCGTTGAAGATCTTCGGTGTGTACTCGCCCAAACTCTACTACGGCGACAACCGCATCATGAAGGTGCTCGCAAACGGCTTCAACATCAGTGGCATTTACAACCTGCACTCCGGCTTCCCGTGGACACCGACAGTGAACTACGGAACTCAGGCTTACTACGTCGGCAGCGGCTACAGCACGCTGCGGCCGACGCGCTATCTGGGCGGAGCCGGTCACAGCACCAGCAATCGCGCATTCATGAGTACGGGTCTCAGTCCGAACTTTCCAAATGGCGGAGCGGCATACTATGCGTCGTACAGCGCAAGCCAGTTGCAGCCTTCCGCGTTCCCGAACTTGCCAACTTTCTTTCCGGTTCCAGGTGTGAGCCGCAATGCTTTGAACGGACCGCACTACCAGGATCTGGACGCCACACTGACCAAGTCTTTCGGCCTGCCGAATAAGTACCTCGGCGAGCGGACGGGACTTGAGTTCCGCGTGGATGCTTTCAACGTGCTCAACATCACAAACCTGAGCCCAAACATTGACAGCGTGATCACCGATAGCGGCTTCGGCGTGTCCACTGGCGGCCTTGCAGGACGCCAGGTACAGTTGCAGGCGCGTATCAGCTTCTAA
- a CDS encoding glucoamylase family protein: protein MGQQFDRFAQHVIFAGSPASEYYSYSRGSLSSPSTVKLIHDRLPLETAEFKSGPNALEVSWTSAVNGGWDVSIDPIQWRNGELQWQGKTVSFWVWSPQGVHAADLPRFAVTSRGGGHTTATALGEFTGDVPAKRWTRIAVDTSKLPSASLHPFDPAGLNGVLFSQNNADGKPHTLYVDEIRIGEETAVQATPSVPSALKATGYERHVDLEWQAPDDPATTEYVIYRSEDNGPYRQVGVQRYGVHRFTDWLGAPGKTARYSISARDAQMHESARTEAASAATRSMTDDELLTMVQRASFRYYWDSAEPNSGMALESQPGPDHLVAMGASGFGVMALVVAVDRGFITREQGAERMLRIANFLEHADKYHGAWPHFLDGRTGKTISLFGIYDDGADLVETSFMMEGLLTARQYFNGDTAQERQLRDIINRLWGGVDWDWFRATPLHDALWWHWSPNYAFHVANRLQGWNEVMITYLLAIASPTHGIPASTFRTGYEREGKDATGEYGIKHTYFGILLEQGYLPGTPGPLFFTQYSFMGYDPRGFRDKYTNYFRNNRNEALMNQAYAIHNPGHFKGYGANSWGFTAVDGPNDSYHEYGAGEDDDGTIAPTGAVSSYAYTPEQSMLAIKHWYRDMGKNLWNIYGFRDAFNESQNWYSSTNMGLNQAPQVVMIENGRTGLVWKTFMSSPEIAPMQRAIGLVPDRD, encoded by the coding sequence ATGGGGCAGCAGTTTGATCGCTTCGCCCAGCATGTCATCTTTGCCGGCAGTCCGGCGTCTGAGTACTACTCGTACAGTCGCGGCAGCCTCTCGTCCCCAAGCACGGTGAAACTGATTCATGATCGCCTGCCGCTGGAAACGGCGGAGTTCAAGAGCGGACCAAACGCGCTGGAGGTGTCGTGGACCTCTGCCGTAAACGGCGGGTGGGATGTGAGCATCGATCCCATTCAATGGCGCAATGGCGAGTTGCAATGGCAAGGCAAGACTGTTTCGTTCTGGGTGTGGTCACCGCAGGGTGTGCATGCGGCAGACCTGCCGCGCTTCGCGGTGACTAGTCGCGGCGGAGGTCACACGACTGCTACCGCGCTGGGCGAGTTCACTGGTGATGTGCCAGCCAAGCGTTGGACGCGCATCGCCGTAGACACGAGCAAGCTTCCCTCGGCTTCGCTGCACCCGTTCGACCCCGCCGGGCTGAATGGTGTGCTGTTCAGCCAGAACAACGCAGATGGCAAGCCACACACGCTGTACGTGGACGAGATCCGCATCGGCGAGGAAACGGCCGTGCAAGCCACGCCCTCGGTTCCGAGCGCGCTGAAGGCGACAGGATACGAGCGGCATGTCGACCTGGAGTGGCAGGCACCGGACGATCCGGCCACGACGGAGTACGTGATCTATCGCTCCGAAGACAACGGCCCGTATCGGCAGGTGGGTGTGCAACGGTACGGCGTGCATCGCTTCACGGACTGGCTTGGCGCGCCGGGCAAGACAGCCCGGTATAGCATCTCCGCGCGCGATGCGCAGATGCACGAATCGGCGCGTACCGAGGCAGCGTCCGCTGCCACACGCTCCATGACCGACGATGAACTGCTGACGATGGTCCAGCGCGCCAGCTTTCGCTACTACTGGGACAGCGCAGAACCCAACAGTGGCATGGCGCTGGAATCGCAACCAGGACCGGACCACCTGGTCGCTATGGGTGCCAGTGGGTTCGGCGTGATGGCTTTGGTGGTCGCGGTCGATCGCGGCTTCATCACGCGGGAGCAGGGTGCCGAACGCATGCTGCGGATCGCCAACTTTCTGGAGCACGCGGACAAGTACCACGGCGCCTGGCCACACTTTCTGGACGGCCGCACCGGCAAGACAATCTCGCTCTTCGGCATCTACGACGATGGCGCCGACCTGGTTGAAACTTCTTTTATGATGGAAGGCTTGCTCACTGCGCGGCAATACTTCAACGGCGACACAGCGCAGGAGCGACAACTTCGCGACATCATCAACCGGCTCTGGGGCGGCGTGGACTGGGATTGGTTCCGCGCCACTCCGTTGCATGACGCCCTTTGGTGGCACTGGTCGCCTAACTACGCCTTTCACGTTGCCAATCGTCTGCAGGGCTGGAACGAGGTGATGATCACCTACCTCCTCGCAATCGCGTCGCCCACGCACGGCATCCCGGCATCCACCTTTCGCACCGGGTATGAACGCGAGGGAAAGGACGCCACAGGCGAGTACGGCATCAAGCACACATACTTCGGTATCCTCCTGGAGCAGGGCTACCTTCCCGGAACGCCCGGGCCGCTCTTCTTTACGCAGTACAGTTTTATGGGCTACGACCCGCGCGGCTTCCGCGACAAGTACACCAACTACTTTCGAAACAACCGCAACGAAGCTCTGATGAACCAGGCCTACGCCATTCACAACCCGGGACACTTCAAGGGCTATGGAGCGAACAGTTGGGGCTTTACCGCCGTGGACGGGCCAAACGATTCGTACCACGAGTACGGCGCGGGCGAAGACGACGACGGCACCATCGCCCCCACTGGCGCGGTCAGTTCCTACGCCTACACGCCGGAGCAATCCATGCTGGCGATCAAGCATTGGTATCGCGATATGGGCAAGAACCTGTGGAACATCTATGGCTTTCGCGACGCCTTCAACGAAAGCCAGAACTGGTACAGCAGCACCAACATGGGACTGAACCAGGCACCGCAGGTAGTCATGATTGAGAACGGCCGCACCGGCCTGGTCTGGAAGACATTCATGTCCAGCCCGGAGATTGCGCCCATGCAAAGAGCGATCGGCTTGGTTCCGGACCGGGATTGA
- a CDS encoding acyl carrier protein: protein MDNPHLYRELTEIFREVFDDDTLTLTPETTAADIDGWDSMAHIGLIVAIEERMGVKFNSAELESLHNVGQLAGVLEYKLESRQVKA, encoded by the coding sequence ATGGACAACCCACACCTGTACCGCGAGCTGACGGAGATATTCCGAGAGGTTTTTGACGACGATACGTTGACGCTGACTCCGGAGACTACGGCCGCAGACATCGACGGCTGGGACTCCATGGCGCACATCGGGCTGATCGTTGCCATTGAGGAACGCATGGGTGTGAAGTTCAACAGCGCGGAATTGGAGTCGTTGCACAACGTGGGCCAACTTGCGGGCGTTCTGGAGTACAAGCTGGAGTCGCGGCAGGTCAAGGCCTAG
- a CDS encoding HAD-IIIC family phosphatase → MRLAETQEPHSAASTFQQLANTRMDFVRAGRLDKAVQRYRSAHGNLPGLPVVRLALLGSSTLGHLHAGVRVGALRHGVLVDVYENAFGMYRQEAADVSSGLHAFRPDVVCLALDAHHVAASGGEGRAEQVLADLRELWRAVKEMLGCVVVQQTVLPVHWPVMGNQESRLPQSPASVVESVNRLLRSEAEAQGVYLLTVDTWAAIDGLSRWFEPALWNRSKQEVHPRVSDLYGEQVGRILAALRGKSSKCLVLDLDNTLWGGVIGDDGMEGIVLGQGSAVGEAHVALQRYALQLSERGIILAVCSKNDEANALAPFADHLEMVLRRKHIACFVANWQDKATNLRYIAETLNIGLDSLVFVDDNPAERALVRRELPMVAVPELPEDPSGYVGTLAAAGYFEALEVTAEDRARAELYRSNAERENLRRSTTDMGGFLQALQMELTWSPFDSIGLKRIVQLMNKTNQFNLTTRRYTEAEVAAMLDDPSVLTLQLRLSDVYGDNGVIALLVGRLADSATLDMETWLMSCRVLGRNVEEATLNVLVEQARAMGCTRIVGTYRPTAKNGMVRDHYQRLGFAALGQQEDATRWELWLDSYASRDVPMTIKGGKTWTTHTCTAS, encoded by the coding sequence TTGAGGCTTGCGGAAACGCAAGAGCCTCATTCTGCGGCAAGCACCTTCCAACAGCTCGCCAATACGCGCATGGACTTTGTGCGGGCCGGCAGGCTTGATAAGGCCGTGCAGCGTTATCGGTCCGCGCACGGCAACCTGCCGGGCCTGCCGGTAGTTCGCCTGGCGCTCCTGGGGTCATCCACGCTGGGGCACTTGCATGCCGGGGTGCGAGTGGGTGCGTTGCGGCACGGCGTCCTGGTGGATGTGTACGAGAACGCATTCGGCATGTACCGGCAGGAGGCTGCGGATGTTAGCTCAGGACTGCATGCGTTTCGACCCGATGTGGTGTGCCTTGCGCTGGACGCGCATCACGTAGCGGCAAGCGGTGGGGAAGGCCGTGCGGAACAGGTGCTTGCCGACCTGCGCGAACTGTGGCGGGCCGTAAAGGAAATGCTGGGATGCGTTGTCGTCCAGCAGACCGTTCTGCCCGTGCACTGGCCGGTCATGGGTAATCAGGAAAGCCGACTCCCGCAGTCGCCGGCATCGGTGGTGGAGAGCGTCAATCGCCTTCTGCGTTCCGAAGCAGAGGCACAAGGTGTGTATCTGCTCACGGTGGATACGTGGGCAGCCATTGACGGCCTCTCCCGCTGGTTTGAACCTGCACTTTGGAACCGCTCGAAGCAGGAGGTTCATCCCCGCGTCTCGGATTTGTACGGAGAGCAGGTCGGCCGCATCTTGGCAGCGCTGCGGGGCAAATCGTCGAAGTGCCTTGTGCTCGATCTCGACAACACCCTGTGGGGTGGTGTGATCGGAGACGACGGCATGGAAGGCATTGTGCTGGGGCAGGGAAGCGCAGTGGGTGAAGCGCATGTCGCGCTGCAACGCTATGCTTTGCAGCTTTCAGAGCGCGGCATCATCCTTGCGGTTTGTTCGAAGAATGATGAGGCGAACGCCCTGGCGCCATTCGCGGATCACTTGGAGATGGTGCTGCGTCGAAAGCACATCGCCTGTTTTGTGGCCAACTGGCAGGACAAGGCAACGAACCTGCGGTACATCGCGGAGACCCTGAACATCGGATTGGACTCGCTGGTGTTCGTGGACGACAACCCGGCAGAGCGAGCGCTGGTACGCCGCGAGCTGCCCATGGTTGCTGTGCCGGAACTGCCGGAAGACCCTTCCGGGTATGTGGGTACGCTGGCGGCGGCGGGATACTTCGAGGCCCTGGAGGTTACAGCCGAGGACCGTGCCCGCGCTGAGCTATATCGCTCGAATGCAGAGCGAGAGAATCTGCGTCGATCAACCACGGACATGGGTGGATTCCTGCAGGCGCTGCAGATGGAGCTGACGTGGAGCCCCTTCGATTCCATCGGGCTGAAGCGCATTGTTCAGCTGATGAACAAGACCAACCAATTCAATCTGACGACGCGTCGGTACACGGAGGCGGAGGTCGCGGCGATGCTGGACGATCCGTCGGTGCTCACCCTGCAACTGCGGCTGTCGGACGTGTATGGCGATAATGGCGTGATCGCACTGTTGGTGGGACGACTCGCCGACTCGGCTACGCTGGATATGGAGACGTGGCTGATGAGCTGCCGCGTGCTGGGACGTAACGTGGAAGAAGCTACGCTAAATGTGCTGGTGGAGCAGGCCCGCGCGATGGGTTGCACCCGCATTGTAGGAACGTACCGACCCACCGCGAAAAATGGCATGGTACGCGATCACTATCAGCGGCTGGGATTTGCAGCACTGGGCCAACAAGAGGACGCAACGCGATGGGAACTGTGGCTGGATAGCTATGCTTCGCGCGACGTACCGATGACGATCAAGGGAGGAAAGACATGGACAACCCACACCTGTACCGCGAGCTGA